A window of Rosa rugosa chromosome 7, drRosRugo1.1, whole genome shotgun sequence genomic DNA:
ATATAGCATTGATATAATAATCACTTAACAATATATAGTAATTGATCTTTTCCTATATATTGCAACTTCGATTTTCTTGGAAGTTGGAAATAATAGAAATATTGATCTTTCTCTGCATTTCAGCTCTAATTGGTATAGAGATTCTTATTAAATAACACTGACCAGAAAACATAATAAACGAAAACAGTGACAAAAGAATCCTTGACATCAACAATGATCAGCAGTTCAACTTCAACCCACATGATATACCTTTCTTCTATAGCTCTAATTCTAGATTATACAGATACCATGTAAATTGTGCAGGTCAGCAAAATGCATACTACCAACCTTACAATGTCTGGATCATTTTGCAACCAAACGACTGAAATTGTAATTCTGCATACCACCAATCTTACAGCATTAAGATTCTTTATAGTCGTGAAACAAATGTAACTGAAAATGCAGTTATTTTCTGATGAACAATTCAACCATAATCCGAGTCATCTTAAGCTCTGCATTCATATACCACCTATGTGAAAAGAGAACCTAATTAACCTCTGCCGAGCACTTTGAATTTCTTTAATTGATTCTCACTAAGTATACAATTAATTGACTCTCACTAAGTATACAATCCAATTACCCCAATTCATAAATGCACTGAACAACAGAAAACAAGGAAAACGAAAAGCATTGTACCATATACAACTGGCTTTTCACATTAAAAGCACACTAAAAGCAAAACTGATTTTAATTTATCTTATGGTCCCTGGAACATGAAGCAAAGCTCCGCCACTCTGAAATGCAAGTTCAATGTTATTTTTATAATCATAGTGTTTACATAAATATCAGGGGATTGAAGACTGCATCAAGTGTTGAGAATGCATTTAGTCATGACAGTGATAGTATGCTTTTTTCATTTCAATATTGTCATGCTTACTGGTGAACTCGTTTTTCCATCAAGCTGATGATTAGTTGACCCCTGTTTTCAAATAAATTCATCTAAaagctggttttttttttttttttttggcagaagAACAAACtggaaaataaaagataaaatgaAACATTAATAATGGGGATTTAGAGATAGGATCATTGCTGGGTAAAGGAAGGCCCTTAGTCTATCAAGGGTTGGTTTAGTTGGGTGAAGAGGCTCTTCTGAATCTAGGTAGGTCCTACCGTCCTATGCTCCAGTCTTATTTGAGAGTTCACTTGAGCATCTCAAACACAATAGTGGCACTGCTTATAAGTTCAAACCTTTCACACACACAGAGAATAAGAATCACATTTATTTACTTTCACAGACTGAAAGTAAAATAACTctcaagagaagaaaaagaagcagacTTGCAACCCTTTAATAGATTATTCCTGGGTAATCACAGGAGCAGATGATACCAAACCCAGAAGACTGGTCCTCACAAAAGCCGAACTCTTGCATGGCAGAACCAACCGAGCCATTTCAATTCAAAATCCTAAACAAAGCTACTGTAATCCCAATAAAGATTCCAACTTTAACTTGGAGTTGAATACCCAGATGCCTAAAACCCAATAAGATGCCCTTAAAACCTAGATCAAAAAGACGCAGAGAGAAAAAACAGACCCCATTGCTACTTCTTATAAAAATATATGGATAAGAGAAATACTaaacagaaatttaaaaaaaaaaaaatgggttcAATAAAATATGCAgaagatttgagagagaaattggATGGCTTCTTGTTTGATTTGAGGCAAATCATAATCTCTTTCCTGGTAATATTACATGGACTGTATAGGATTTGACATGACAACATAATGTTTTCCATCAACGGTTAAAATACAAATTGAACTCTAATTTCATCTATTATGAATGCTCCCCTTTTGTTAAATTAATTTAAACACATACAAGTTGTAACCCATCTCAAGAATGTCAAAACTTCAAAGTGATGTCTAATCTATGTGTTGCCGATGGTATTGACTCGCTTGCAGGAAATGTATGTTTGTGGACGCTTGCTTGTAGAAGTTGGTTCTTTTTTGCCTCATTTATACCAACCAGCAAGGAAGTATCTCAACAGGAAACAGAAGCAGCATGCTAGAGCCTGTTGCATGTAGATAAACATTCATCAAATGAGACGCTTACACAATTAACAGACGAAAAATGCATAATCATGCAGGACAGGATGTTTAGGCTACTGTCGCAAAACCATGATAGAGATGAAGGACAAAATATTGGATTGAGTTCTAGGAAAGAGACCCAAAAGAAACACATTAATCTGACTTTTTCTGAATATTAAGGATAAAAGTTTACATACCAAGACTCTTCCCAATCTACTTTTAATAAGGATCACAGCAACCTAATATCCAGGCCCTAGAAGAATCCTTCAACACATACTAAATCATACACAGACCTCAAAATACTTAAATCTCACGACTGGTCTGACTTCTAAAAAAGACCTAAATCTCACGACTGGTCTCATGACTTCCAAAAAAGACCAAGACAAGCATTCTTAGGCACAATAGGGAGAAATCAACTAAAAATGCCGGTTTAAAGGCTCTAAATAGGACACATATTGCAGTTATTCACATCTGCCTATTCAGACTCAGGATAACATGCCTTGGAATTTGCAGGTTATACGCACAACTAAAAATGAATAAATCACCTGGAAAACGAGAAGATAAACACAAAGTTTCTTCTCTGTCATCCTGCCAAATTGTCTTAGGAACAAGTTTACAAGCGTCCCATCATTTGTCCCAGTCAGCAGTCCAGTTTCAGGATCGAACCTGAAGAATAACAGATATGGAATATATTTATAAAGATTGTTAACAGAAGATGGCTCCAGCAGTTCTGGCAGTTACAAAAAGCTACCTTGGGAGACGATGGCGCGGACATGGAATGATCCCAGCAAGCTGAAAAAGATAACAGCAGATAAGATGCCTCACATGTCATGAACTGTGAGTTAATCCTACCCATGCGTAATTGTTATATGCatagaggggagagagagaagagagaactaGATCAAACCTGGGGCAGCGACAAGAGAAAGTTCAAGACTTGAGGGAGAAAGAAAATCAGGAGCGTTTCACTGAACCAGAAAATTCAAAAGGAGAAGGAAAACAAAGGTCAATAATCAGGCAGATaataatggaaagaaaatatattggCAAAGGAACATCCTGATTCCACAAAGGTATTAATGTTATTGGTCTAATTGAAAGAATTTTACTTCTGCACTCTTACATATTTTATGTTTAACTAGAAATCATGATCTACGACGAGCTCCACACTTTTCACACCAGTTGCAGCTCAGTTTATAGTCTGATGTTCACTTATAGGCTCTCTAATGTAAGATTCTAAGGGTGCTTGAGGGACCAATTATTTCTTACGAAATACCGGAAACAGCAGCTTTTAGTTGGATAATAAACAATAAAAAGAACTAGTTGTGGGGAATCAATTCAAACACATAGGTTCCAAATACAGCGCAATGAAGAACAAGGAAATTCCACCAGATTCTTCTACATATGCACGAATGTAAGTTCCATGTATACAGAAAATTCTCTGAGTATGAGAATTGTCTATGGAGGAAGCCATAACTAAAGATGCAAAATTATGGTCCCACATGTGTTATCCATATTACAGTGAAATTGAAAGATAAGAGGAACACACCTAAAATGGCCAAGAATCCCAACTACAGCCATAGTCATCCCAGCAAAGTATGTGTAAGTATCTCCAACAAAAGCTGAAGAAGGATACCTGAATTAAggcagaaaaaaaatatatattaaggtTCAATACTTCCACAAGTCCAAAGCCATGAGCATAAGAAACTCGGTAACTAAATACAGGAAGAAGCATCACCAGTTGTAAGAGAACAATGCCAAGGAGGTTGCCAGTAAGGGTTGGGCAAGATATATAGAGAATGCGTGTGCCATCTTGTACTCAAAATCTACAGATGCTCCAATTTGCATGATATTGTGTATTAAAATCTGCAGATCAGTAAGAGAGGAATGTCGAGGTATGTTATGTTTCTTGTGTCTTTCAACAAAGATTCTTTCTTATCCAAAACATAAATTTTGCAACTGTATCATAAATCCTTATACTTACAGCAGATGCAATTACAACTGTCTGGCCAACTTCAAGACCATTCAATCCAGCATGAATATTAATTGAGTTTGTACAGAAAACCGCCAAAAGTCCCATATATAGTTTATACATCCATCCTTCACATCCAAGCAAAAAAATAGACCAATAAATTAAGTATGTGGTATTCATTCGTTCAAGTGTAACTGTGGCCAATACTAAAAATTAACAATTTTATTGCATATAACATAGTTATCTACCGACATCTTCAATTTATTACAACTATTTTAATTTATAACAGATAGATGCAGAATTTACATGTTTCCCAATGCCTTGCTTGTGGGTTTCATTCCAGTTACTAATATATTCATCTCAGCGAAAGATGAGTGCTAGTGTGTGTCATGTGTCATGTGTCAAGGAAAAGACTAGGAGACCACGCCCATCCTTTGACATGGCAAAACAAATTAATTACAGTCTGCTCAGATTAAGTAGCAACGTTTAAAAACCTTTTATCTCTTAAATCCATTGGTTGCCATACAATCTCACGTTTACTGGATATTCAGTTTGATATGAAATATAAGATGGACATGGCAACAAGAAATCCGGTCGATGCCAAGTTTATTATAATAAAGCTTACATAATCCTAATTAACAGTGTTAATATAACTATAGATGTGACTACAAGTTATCTGATTCCTTGGGCTTCACTATGGCGAACCTAATATGTCCACACACAAATTAATTAACACCTCACATATGGTTACCTTCAGGTGCACAATTTTTTGTCAGACAATTTGTGTTTATGATACTTCATGAGTCTCAATGTCACATCTTTACATCCTTAAgtgcaaaaataaataaataacataaCTGAAATGTCTTTTATCATTtcagagagagggagggaaggagggggagagagagagagagagagagagagagtacattATTACAATAATGAGTTTATTATTTACTAAATAATTATACCAACATGTTAGGATGAGCATACCTAGATCCCAGACCTCTAGCCCAACATATGGAACAAGAGGCTTCGGTATGATAATAGTTGTATGTCCAGCATAAGCCATCAGCAGAGGTAAAGCTGCAATTGATGGCAGTATTAATTTCCTGCTCTTcacaaatacaagaaagcaTACAGGAATGAATATTAGTTTGGAGAGCCATCTGCGATTTCACATATATAAAGCATAAAGGAAATCAAATTTGTATTTATAATCTAGAATAATGACCGGATACTCACACTCTCCACGGTACATCAAGAACATCATCTACAAATCCCAGCAATACCATAAGGCATATGGAGGCTAATGCTGCATTGTACTCAACAAGCCACTGCATGATTGAAATATATGACAGTGAGGTCTTCCACGAATAAGACAAATATCCACAACTTACTGACATGAAATTAGAAACACGAAGCCATGATAGGTGATGCAAAAGGAATATAATCCATCAAGTCAAAGAGTTGTTTACCATGTTAGTTCTCTCATTACAGTTATTGACTCATTCTAACTCTAAATTTAAGAGTATTTGTACTCCGAGTCTATCCTTTATTCATTTTCTACTCCACATCTCAGCATTCACATTCCAGTAATCCTCATCACATGGGCATCATCTTCACCATTTGACAGTGTAACACAAAGCAAGGGTCATGTGACTATCCTACAAAATTCTAGATAAAAAATTCAAGCATTTAATGCCTAATGAAGCATTACCTTACAAACACCAGTTTTGCATGACCATAGCCTCTAATTCAATCCATTACTCTAACACAGCCACATGATCATCAAACAGGGCCAGGTCTTCCCTAGGACCATTGCCTAAATGACCTACGACCCCAAAATATGAAACCCCTATCTATTTATTATTAATAGAGGCTACCTTTCCAATTTCTCTCCATTTATCTCTAACATCCTAAACAACCTCCATGAATACTTCTGTAAAACAATATTTTGAGCTGTTTCAATTACTTTTCTCTCCTATGTCAtcacaatattttcttttagacTTTCCCCTTGGAGAAGCCACTCAGGCATCACCAAAAGCTACGTGTTTCATCTCATAGCAAGAGTTCCAAATATCAAGGGAAAATGCATATTCCTGCAATCAATATAAATGAAAGAACATACTTACATTTGAATCTGCAGTGAAGTTGAAATACTGAAATAATATCGAAAAGACCAAGAAGACAATTCCAACAACAATGCCCAACGACTCTGGCCTGAGAAGCAAAAGCACTAAAATTAAGTGGGAAGTACGAAACATTGTACGAATACAAAATCACAGTAACCCCATAACAGCAATAGAAATCGATCTTTGTTACTAAAATCAATTCtcaaatacaaaagttatcaaTCACTGTGCTTTATTTGTCGAAAATACTGAATTCCATATTCACAATGCACCATTCTGCTCCTAGACATTCAGAAAATATTTGCACTGGAATAAAAAGAACAAGTCTAGAATGAAAGACTAAATCTTTGAGATTTTGTAAATCATGAAAAGCAAACACTTGACGACTAAGGACACGAAAAGCAATTGCAACACATACCCAATTCAGTAAGTAGAAGAAAGACTCACACTTTAATAGTACCCTGAGGAGTACCCTTTTTGTTAATATCGTAGCCAAACAGATTGCGCCTGAGAACGTATCTAGAAGCCACAGGGATCAACTTAACGGTGACGAAGAACGCCGCGAGGCTGAGGGCGGCATTGATCAGAATCGAATTTCTGAGCTCCTGCTCAATCTTGTAATGGTACAAGACCAGGTAAAAGTAGGGGACGGAGAACAACGCCGTCAGCTTGAGAATCACACCAGACTTGGGTGCTGAGATTGGCGCTTCTTGGGTTTTGGGTGGCTCGCGATCGCTTGGTTTGGTCTGAGTCGAGGAGGACGAGTTTGTTGAAGCTCGCTTCCGAGCGGCCATGGCTCTCTGAACTGTTAACTCTGATCTGAGTTAGAGTAGTGTCTTTGTCTATTGTTTCTTTTGCTTCAAACTTGCGTTTTGACCCCAGAGAAATCAAATCATGACTCTCTCTGGTGTCCACCTTCTCGTCATGCCGACCAATCCCTTGTGGCCAACTCATCACAGTAAGAAAGAAactatttatttacttttgggGGTGACAATATTTACTTTTGGGGGTAATCAATGAAAAgtgttctttttaattttttattgatcccaatatatattttttggcaTAAATGTCAATTTAGTACCATATGTTTTACATCAATATCAATTTACTACCCTAGTTCTTATTTCAACTAATTTGTTATCTTAGGTATTTAAAATTAGTGCAATTTGATATATTGGGttttattttagctaatttgctagtctaaaactttcaaaattaacTAATTTTCTTTCTAAATTTTCAAAACTAGCCATTTACTATCTCAGGTTTTCAAAAGTAATCAGTGTTTGTACGGAGAAATGGACGAAGTCAAGTTAATTTGACAGAATAGTAGTAAAGTGGCTAAACTTGAAAACCTAAGGTAGTAAATTGGCAAAAATTGAACATAGATTACCAAGACTATGGTAAAGTAAACCTACAGTAGCAAATATTGGCTATTAAACCTAATTTTTTCATTCTCACTCTTGTATTAGGCTCCAAAAAATTCGAATATTCTTATTGGCCCGAACCACCACATTGCACTGTTACGTAGTAATCCGATACCACAAAATAATTAGTCATTGGGAGAAGGTCTTCCGTAGACCGTAGGGCAATTGTGCCACCTAGATGATATGGTTGTCAGTGAATATCCAACATCTTACATTTATGTACTTACAACTATCTCTAACTTCCCGGACAGAAATGCGAAAACTTTTCACACCCACCTCCTAATACAATTGTCAACTCAAATATGACACGACTCGATGCACAGTTTGAAACCTTCATGAAATAAAATTGGTTAAACCTTTACAATTAAAAAGAGGTCATTTGTCAATGGTCAGGATGCAATCTATGAGGATTCGTGTTAGGTCTGGGAATTCCACACTGAGAAACCGATACCGATCCCATCCGATTCGAGCCGAAACCGATTAGGTCGGTATGAAAAGTCGTTTAGCCGGCATCCGGATCCGAACCGTACCGACATCCATGTAAATGGGTCGGTACCAGTATGGGTCAAAAACATATTGTATTGGTTGATCCGACCCGAATTTTCTAACGACTAAAATTCGACACACGACTTGTCGTATCATTTAGCTCTAAATTCCCTATTCCTTCGCGTTTTCACTTTTCAATTCAAACCCCAATCCTAAAAGGCTAAAGCAACTCAGCCTCCATCCCTAAAACAAAG
This region includes:
- the LOC133723321 gene encoding uncharacterized protein LOC133723321; this translates as MAARKRASTNSSSSTQTKPSDREPPKTQEAPISAPKSGVILKLTALFSVPYFYLVLYHYKIEQELRNSILINAALSLAAFFVTVKLIPVASRYVLRRNLFGYDINKKGTPQGTIKVPESLGIVVGIVFLVFSILFQYFNFTADSNWLVEYNAALASICLMVLLGFVDDVLDVPWRVKLILPSIAALPLLMAYAGHTTIIIPKPLVPYVGLEVWDLGWMYKLYMGLLAVFCTNSINIHAGLNGLEVGQTVVIASAILIHNIMQIGASVDFEYKMAHAFSIYLAQPLLATSLALFSYNWYPSSAFVGDTYTYFAGMTMAVVGILGHFSETLLIFFLPQVLNFLLSLPQLAGIIPCPRHRLPRFDPETGLLTGTNDGTLVNLFLRQFGRMTEKKLCVYLLVFQALACCFCFLLRYFLAGWYK